A part of Kiritimatiellia bacterium genomic DNA contains:
- the plsY gene encoding glycerol-3-phosphate 1-O-acyltransferase PlsY — protein MDAYWVAGCVLAGYWLGSVPFAYLIGRAHGVDIRRVGSGNVGATNVGRTLGWGWGVLTFVLDTAKGWVAAVGSPWVGERMAAAASPPWLGLLCGAAAVAGHIWPIWLRFRGGKGVATCAGVLLGVAPAAAVVGVATWAVVFAMRRIISLASLAAALAVPLAAWVVYARVDVWRPWALTVLGALVVWRHRSNIRRLLEGTEPAIGVKRAGEGGQ, from the coding sequence ATGGATGCGTACTGGGTGGCAGGTTGCGTGTTGGCCGGCTACTGGCTGGGGTCGGTGCCGTTCGCGTACCTAATCGGGCGCGCGCATGGAGTGGACATCCGACGAGTCGGCAGTGGGAATGTGGGGGCAACGAATGTCGGGCGGACCTTGGGGTGGGGGTGGGGAGTGCTGACATTCGTGTTGGACACGGCGAAGGGGTGGGTGGCGGCGGTCGGTTCGCCGTGGGTCGGCGAGCGGATGGCCGCGGCTGCGTCGCCGCCATGGTTGGGGCTGCTGTGCGGGGCGGCGGCGGTCGCGGGGCACATTTGGCCGATATGGCTGCGATTTCGCGGAGGGAAAGGGGTTGCGACCTGTGCGGGGGTGTTGCTGGGGGTAGCGCCGGCGGCGGCGGTGGTGGGGGTGGCGACGTGGGCGGTGGTGTTCGCGATGCGCCGGATAATTTCACTCGCCTCGTTGGCGGCGGCGTTGGCAGTGCCGCTGGCCGCCTGGGTGGTCTATGCGCGGGTTGATGTGTGGCGTCCCTGGGCGCTGACGGTGCTCGGCGCGTTGGTAGTCTGGCGGCACCGTTCAAACATTCGGCGTTTGCTGGAGGGGACGGAGCCGGCGATCGGTGTGAAACGGGCCGGCGAGGGGGGTCAGTAA
- a CDS encoding NAD(P)-dependent glycerol-3-phosphate dehydrogenase, with product MARAAVIGDGAWGTALALCLCRNGHRVCVWGPDPDLIADTRKSRENRRFLPGVPLPDAIEWTAEPAEAVQKADVVVFAVPSRFAAAVLARFRPAGPAGPLWLSVTKGLDPERARTMSALIAAVMGEVDIAVMSGPSFADEVARGVPTAVVVAAAKRQVAETVQRWFAQPTFRVYTSDDVAGVELGGVLKNVVAIAAGACDGLGLGENAKAALVTRGLAEMIRIGVVLGARPETFAGLSGVGDLMLTCYGRASRNRTFGERLGRGERAVDLLRGAAPTVEGALNCRQVATLAREHGVEMPIAEAVRDVVEGVLTCREAVDRLLRREPKPEQSMVSFAGGGR from the coding sequence ATGGCGCGGGCAGCGGTGATTGGTGATGGGGCGTGGGGGACCGCGCTGGCGCTGTGTCTGTGTCGCAACGGTCACCGCGTTTGCGTTTGGGGGCCCGACCCCGACCTGATTGCGGACACACGGAAGAGTCGGGAAAACCGTCGGTTTTTGCCGGGGGTGCCGCTACCGGATGCGATCGAGTGGACGGCCGAGCCCGCCGAGGCAGTGCAAAAAGCGGACGTGGTCGTGTTCGCGGTGCCCTCTCGTTTTGCCGCCGCGGTGCTCGCACGCTTTCGCCCGGCCGGCCCGGCCGGTCCGTTGTGGTTGAGTGTGACGAAAGGGCTAGATCCGGAGCGGGCGCGCACGATGAGTGCGCTGATTGCGGCGGTGATGGGAGAGGTTGACATCGCGGTGATGTCCGGACCGAGCTTTGCGGACGAGGTGGCGCGCGGCGTGCCGACTGCGGTGGTGGTCGCGGCGGCCAAGCGGCAGGTGGCGGAGACGGTGCAGCGGTGGTTCGCGCAGCCGACTTTTCGCGTGTATACGAGTGATGACGTCGCGGGTGTGGAACTCGGAGGGGTGCTGAAGAACGTCGTGGCGATCGCGGCGGGGGCTTGTGACGGTCTGGGGCTGGGCGAGAACGCGAAGGCGGCGTTGGTCACGCGCGGGTTGGCTGAAATGATTCGCATCGGGGTTGTGCTGGGGGCGCGGCCGGAGACATTCGCGGGCCTGAGTGGCGTCGGGGACCTGATGCTGACGTGTTACGGGCGGGCCAGCCGGAATCGCACATTTGGTGAACGGCTCGGGCGCGGTGAGCGAGCGGTGGATCTGCTGCGCGGCGCCGCGCCGACGGTGGAGGGCGCACTGAACTGCCGGCAGGTGGCGACTCTGGCTCGCGAGCATGGAGTGGAGATGCCCATCGCGGAGGCGGTGCGCGATGTGGTGGAGGGCGTGCTGACGTGCCGCGAGGCGGTCGACCGGCTGCTGCGTCGGGAGCCGAAGCCCGAGCAGTCGATGGTGTCGTTCGCGGGTGGAGGGCGGTGA